Proteins encoded in a region of the Mangrovibacillus cuniculi genome:
- a CDS encoding replication-relaxation family protein codes for MTTRDQAIINDLIKLGCMSRNDVAAIHFGELKDPVRSANSVLKRLVRDGKIKRSRDFVPYVYFPIDSKIKADSTKIPHFLEIVSVYKEMVRIQKPKVFLVEPKYGDKGDYMEPDVFAIWRGTPVFIEVQRTRVTEQTIKEKLERYEAFYESELWKDEAWQPKEKPIFPSVVLLCENKYGVKSDLLHFFEARTISDVIRKPVDIKESQNIIISSSNIKVLR; via the coding sequence TTGCATGTCTAGAAATGATGTAGCAGCCATTCATTTTGGTGAACTGAAAGATCCTGTGCGAAGTGCGAACAGTGTCCTCAAACGATTGGTACGAGACGGGAAAATTAAGCGTAGTAGAGATTTCGTTCCATATGTATACTTCCCTATTGATAGTAAGATAAAAGCCGATTCCACAAAGATTCCACACTTCTTAGAGATTGTATCGGTGTACAAAGAAATGGTACGCATTCAGAAGCCGAAAGTATTCTTAGTAGAGCCTAAGTACGGTGATAAGGGCGACTACATGGAGCCAGATGTATTTGCTATCTGGAGAGGAACGCCAGTCTTCATTGAAGTACAAAGAACTCGAGTGACGGAACAAACTATTAAAGAGAAATTAGAGAGATACGAAGCATTCTATGAAAGTGAACTATGGAAGGATGAGGCATGGCAACCAAAAGAAAAACCGATATTCCCATCTGTTGTCTTGCTGTGTGAGAACAAATATGGTGTGAAAAGTGATTTGCTACATTTTTTTGAAGCTAGAACTATCTCAGACGTGATTAGAAAGCCTGTAGACATTAAAGAAAGTCAAAATATCATTATTAGTTCAAGTAATATCAAGGTACTCCGATGA